In Chloroflexota bacterium, one DNA window encodes the following:
- a CDS encoding ACT domain-containing protein, translated as MTAKIKAGGIIRNERLAKIGVMSAPDRCGLACDVLRTLGEKGINVEFIVQCADLANNSHIVLCVKEDDLEQALAVLKPLQSVVRAEEITHQPNVAIVSVFGPDFRERPAVAAAVFEAMASAGINIQAISTSISTVSCVIDGNRIDDAVVALREHFDLP; from the coding sequence ATGACAGCCAAAATAAAGGCAGGGGGTATCATCCGTAACGAACGCTTAGCAAAAATTGGCGTAATGTCCGCTCCTGACCGATGTGGCCTAGCTTGTGACGTATTGCGCACGTTGGGCGAGAAAGGGATTAATGTCGAGTTCATTGTCCAATGCGCTGATTTAGCCAACAATAGCCACATTGTTCTCTGCGTCAAAGAAGACGATCTCGAGCAAGCGCTTGCAGTGCTCAAGCCCTTGCAGAGCGTGGTCAGGGCCGAAGAAATCACCCATCAACCCAATGTCGCTATTGTGTCTGTGTTTGGCCCCGATTTTCGTGAGCGTCCAGCCGTGGCTGCCGCCGTCTTTGAAGCGATGGCATCAGCGGGGATCAACATCCAGGCGATTAGCACGTCCATTTCCACTGTCTCTTGCGTGATAGATGGAAACCGGATAGATGATGCCGTAGTGGCCTTGAGGGAACATTTCGATTTACCTTGA
- the hypB gene encoding hydrogenase nickel incorporation protein HypB, whose protein sequence is MKVSVIEGILSANDEIAMQNKQVLDAHGICAINIMAAPGGGKTSLILRTIDALRHLLRIAVIEGDVASTVDADQVATKAIPVVQINTGGACHLEAPMLRRALEQLPLEGLDLLLIENVGNLICPVEFKLGEDLNVMIASVPEGDDKPYKYPSIFVAVDAVVINKIDLLPYVHFDIAAFRKLVLGMNPGVKIFEVSCETGLGIESWAEWIVQQRERKQK, encoded by the coding sequence ATGAAAGTTTCCGTAATAGAAGGTATCCTCAGTGCCAATGACGAGATCGCCATGCAAAATAAGCAAGTGCTGGACGCACATGGTATCTGTGCCATCAACATCATGGCAGCTCCAGGTGGTGGCAAGACGAGTTTGATCCTGCGCACTATTGACGCATTACGTCATCTCCTGCGCATTGCCGTGATCGAAGGAGACGTTGCCTCAACCGTTGATGCCGACCAAGTGGCTACGAAAGCAATCCCTGTCGTGCAGATCAATACTGGTGGAGCATGCCATCTAGAAGCACCTATGCTACGCCGTGCCCTGGAGCAGTTGCCGCTTGAGGGTCTCGACTTGCTGTTGATCGAAAACGTAGGCAATCTCATTTGTCCCGTAGAATTCAAATTGGGCGAAGATCTCAATGTGATGATCGCGAGTGTGCCCGAAGGAGATGACAAGCCCTATAAATACCCAAGCATCTTTGTGGCGGTAGATGCCGTGGTCATCAATAAGATAGACCTACTCCCTTATGTGCATTTTGACATAGCTGCGTTTCGCAAATTGGTGCTGGGCATGAATCCGGGTGTAAAGATTTTCGAAGTCTCCTGCGAAACAGGCCTGGGGATTGAAAGCTGGGCAGAATGGATAGTGCAGCAGAGAGAAAGAAAGCAAAAATGA
- a CDS encoding HAMP domain-containing histidine kinase has translation MTEQLSGFSHPSLKERTDQLIEFRWLFIVGALIVISIGNLLFPDSLPMPVLLVIAATLAIVNGLLFLYARRLALSKAEDQESKYLRFAHLQITLDIIVLTVLLHFTGGIENPFYLLYIVYVTVASILLSRLYSFLYAALSTMLFSGFVIAEYLQWLPHVHLAGFVSPQRYQRGLYVVVVLFVLGFTLFFCAYLISSIAEILRRREKELLEANLSCEIRAGELAKLNARLAELDKARSQFIRLVTHELRAPVAAIQSYLRLILDGYVPPEKQREIIEKSERRALEQLALISDLLELARLQDRRAEAEPELVDVAEVLRGVTDLMQARAEDKDLLFSVQIEPNVPSVRATPEHIKQLWTNLISNAIKYTEPGGIVVVSLSQNPNYVVGTVRDTGIGMTPEQMSHLFEEFYRTEEAKAMERQGTGLGLAIVKRIVESYGGRIWVESEKGKGSKFSFALPKAV, from the coding sequence TTGACTGAACAACTGTCTGGTTTTTCACATCCTAGTTTGAAAGAGCGCACTGACCAGTTAATTGAATTTCGCTGGCTTTTCATCGTGGGAGCTCTGATCGTCATCTCCATTGGGAACCTTCTCTTTCCTGACTCGCTACCAATGCCTGTTCTACTCGTGATCGCTGCTACCCTGGCTATCGTCAACGGGCTTCTGTTTTTGTATGCAAGGCGCTTGGCTTTATCCAAGGCAGAAGATCAAGAAAGTAAGTATCTGAGATTTGCCCATCTGCAAATAACGCTAGATATTATTGTGCTTACAGTTCTTCTTCATTTCACTGGTGGGATTGAAAATCCATTCTATTTGTTGTACATTGTGTATGTTACCGTAGCAAGCATTCTTTTATCCCGCCTTTATAGTTTCCTGTACGCTGCTCTTTCGACGATGCTCTTCTCAGGATTTGTGATTGCCGAGTATCTTCAATGGCTTCCACACGTGCACTTGGCCGGCTTTGTCTCTCCACAACGCTATCAGCGTGGCCTTTACGTGGTGGTAGTATTGTTTGTGCTGGGTTTTACCCTATTTTTCTGCGCTTATCTCATTTCCTCCATAGCGGAGATACTGCGGCGACGGGAAAAAGAACTGCTAGAAGCCAATTTGTCCTGCGAGATACGTGCAGGAGAACTGGCAAAATTGAACGCCAGGCTAGCTGAACTAGACAAGGCTCGCTCTCAATTTATCCGCTTGGTGACACATGAACTGCGTGCGCCGGTGGCGGCGATCCAAAGCTACTTGCGTTTGATCTTGGATGGATATGTACCACCTGAGAAACAGAGGGAGATCATTGAAAAATCAGAGCGACGCGCTTTGGAGCAACTGGCTCTCATCAGCGATCTCCTAGAGCTGGCCCGCTTGCAAGACAGGCGGGCTGAGGCTGAGCCAGAATTGGTAGATGTTGCTGAAGTTCTGCGTGGCGTCACAGATCTGATGCAGGCCCGGGCCGAGGACAAGGACCTGTTGTTCAGTGTGCAAATAGAGCCGAATGTGCCTTCTGTTCGGGCCACCCCAGAGCATATCAAGCAATTGTGGACAAACCTGATCAGCAATGCCATCAAATATACCGAACCAGGTGGAATCGTGGTGGTCAGTTTGTCGCAGAATCCCAACTATGTAGTGGGCACGGTGCGCGATACGGGCATCGGCATGACGCCGGAACAAATGTCGCATCTCTTTGAGGAGTTCTATCGCACCGAGGAAGCGAAGGCAATGGAGCGACAAGGCACTGGGTTAGGGCTCGCGATCGTGAAACGCATCGTCGAATCGTACGGGGGCAGGATTTGGGTGGAATCGGAAAAGGGCAAAGGCAGCAAGTTCAGTTTCGCTTTGCCCAAAGCAGTATGA
- a CDS encoding molybdenum cofactor guanylyltransferase: MPKVSAVVLAGGKSQRLGMDKAQLKLNGKWLLQQILETLSNLSDDLLVVADKRLEIAQLSVRVVPDAYPGTGPLGGIYSGLQAMRYERGVVVACDMPFLSLPLLRYMILLSADFDAVIPRILDNTEPLHAIYSKACIRPIEDLLQQGELRIAKVFPKIRVRYVTESELSLFDPEHLSFFNINTRDDLELAQRRARITVCHNA; this comes from the coding sequence ATGCCTAAAGTCAGCGCTGTAGTCCTTGCTGGTGGAAAAAGCCAACGTCTCGGCATGGACAAAGCGCAGCTCAAACTAAATGGCAAGTGGTTGCTGCAGCAAATCCTCGAAACATTGAGTAATTTGAGCGACGACTTGCTTGTAGTGGCAGACAAAAGACTCGAAATTGCCCAGCTATCTGTCCGTGTTGTTCCAGATGCTTACCCAGGTACCGGTCCTTTAGGAGGCATTTATTCCGGTTTACAGGCCATGCGTTACGAGCGCGGGGTAGTTGTGGCCTGTGACATGCCTTTTTTGAGCTTGCCTCTCCTGCGGTACATGATTCTTTTATCCGCCGATTTCGACGCAGTGATCCCACGCATTCTGGATAATACAGAGCCATTACATGCGATTTACAGCAAGGCTTGTATACGCCCTATCGAGGACTTGTTACAGCAAGGGGAACTGCGCATCGCAAAGGTGTTCCCCAAAATACGGGTGCGCTATGTCACGGAAAGCGAATTGAGCCTGTTCGATCCCGAGCATCTATCCTTTTTCAATATCAACACTCGGGACGACCTGGAATTAGCGCAAAGGCGCGCAAGAATCACCGTTTGCCACAATGCATGA
- a CDS encoding response regulator — translation MSKKILVVDDDPDFVEAMRLTLEPNGYQVISAANGDEGLAKVKTEQPDLVILDVIMSSVLDGLQMSQRMQENPQHKRIPILMVTSIANTDYAALFPTDEYISIDGFLSKPVAPDVLLKRIGELLQR, via the coding sequence GTGTCCAAGAAGATTCTGGTTGTAGATGATGACCCCGATTTTGTCGAAGCCATGCGTCTGACCTTAGAGCCAAATGGCTATCAGGTCATCAGCGCTGCCAATGGGGATGAGGGACTAGCTAAAGTGAAAACAGAGCAGCCTGATTTGGTGATTTTGGATGTGATCATGTCTTCGGTGTTGGATGGTCTGCAGATGAGCCAGCGTATGCAGGAAAATCCGCAGCATAAGCGGATTCCTATCTTGATGGTGACTTCGATTGCCAATACCGATTATGCTGCGCTATTCCCAACGGACGAGTATATCAGCATCGACGGCTTTCTCTCTAAACCCGTGGCACCCGATGTCCTGCTAAAGCGCATTGGGGAATTGTTGCAGCGCTGA
- the hypA gene encoding hydrogenase maturation nickel metallochaperone HypA, with the protein MHELSITQSVLNIVIDHAQRACARRVIAINLVIGELTGFVDDSIQFYFDMLSPGTIAAGATLHIRRILARLRCRACGEEFMLKGSNWLCPKCLTSGGEILAGREFLIESIEVE; encoded by the coding sequence ATGCATGAGCTCTCGATCACCCAAAGCGTTCTGAATATTGTGATTGACCATGCCCAACGCGCTTGTGCGCGACGCGTTATTGCCATCAATCTGGTCATTGGAGAGTTAACTGGGTTTGTGGATGATTCCATTCAATTCTATTTCGACATGCTCAGCCCAGGTACGATCGCTGCTGGTGCAACACTGCACATCCGACGGATCCTCGCGCGCTTGCGCTGCCGTGCTTGTGGTGAAGAATTTATGCTGAAAGGCTCGAATTGGCTTTGTCCAAAATGCTTGACGTCAGGCGGCGAAATCCTTGCCGGCCGCGAGTTCTTGATCGAAAGCATAGAGGTTGAGTAG
- a CDS encoding cyclic nucleotide-binding domain-containing protein, which yields MVTVDQLRTCELFSELTDEELQQILPFAREERYKRGTVMFSEGDEATTFYILQEGKVSLQYEICPQPDYCQDATILLDKPGDFMGWSSLVKPRRMTASGLCLTDVQLIAIDGKKLNELLEFNSHMGFVIMKELAGQINKRLKEAKGLTFKRLMGSL from the coding sequence ATGGTTACCGTTGATCAATTACGTACCTGTGAATTGTTCTCTGAATTGACAGATGAAGAGCTGCAACAGATACTCCCCTTTGCCCGTGAGGAGCGTTACAAACGAGGCACTGTAATGTTCAGCGAGGGGGATGAGGCGACTACCTTTTATATCCTGCAGGAAGGCAAGGTAAGCCTGCAATATGAGATCTGCCCACAACCGGACTACTGCCAGGATGCTACGATTTTATTGGACAAGCCAGGGGATTTCATGGGCTGGTCATCTCTGGTCAAGCCTCGTCGCATGACAGCTTCAGGCTTGTGCCTCACGGATGTTCAACTTATCGCCATTGACGGCAAGAAACTGAACGAACTATTGGAATTCAATAGCCACATGGGCTTTGTCATCATGAAGGAACTTGCAGGTCAGATCAACAAGAGGCTAAAGGAAGCCAAAGGCTTGACCTTCAAACGCCTCATGGGCTCTTTGTAG